In Methanoregula sp., a single genomic region encodes these proteins:
- the nifS gene encoding cysteine desulfurase NifS, whose product MGAQRTIYMDHSATTFVKPEVVKEMIPYFTEHFGNPSSIYGIARESKKAVDAARAQTAKALGADPDEIYFTSGGSESDNWAIKGVAFANRKRGNHIITTQIEHHAVLHTCQYLEKEGFEVTYLPVDQYGLVDPAVLEKAITEKTILISIMYANNEIGTIEPIAELGAIARKHKVYFHTDAVQAIGSVPIDVKAQNIDLLSLSAHKFYGPKGTGALYIKKGVRIDNLIHGGGQERRRRAGTENIAGIVGLGKAIEMATADIPGHAAKIRAMRDRLIRGVLATIPHTRLNGHPEKRLAGNFNVSFEFIEGESMLLWLDDEGICASTGSACTSGSLEPSHVLLATGLPVEISHGSLRLTLGDANTDTDVDFVLKVLPKVVTKLRDMSPLYLKSGKEGGCNVQ is encoded by the coding sequence ATGGGAGCCCAACGCACAATCTACATGGATCATTCCGCAACCACGTTTGTAAAGCCGGAGGTGGTAAAGGAAATGATCCCCTACTTCACGGAACATTTCGGCAACCCGTCATCCATCTACGGCATTGCCCGCGAATCAAAAAAAGCGGTCGATGCCGCACGGGCGCAGACGGCAAAGGCGCTGGGCGCGGATCCGGACGAGATTTATTTTACCTCGGGCGGGAGCGAGTCGGATAACTGGGCGATCAAGGGAGTGGCGTTTGCGAACCGTAAGCGGGGCAACCATATCATCACCACGCAGATAGAGCACCACGCAGTGCTGCACACCTGCCAGTATCTCGAAAAGGAAGGTTTTGAAGTCACCTACCTCCCCGTCGACCAGTACGGGCTGGTGGATCCGGCAGTGCTCGAAAAAGCGATCACGGAAAAGACGATCCTGATCTCGATCATGTACGCGAACAACGAAATCGGGACGATCGAACCGATCGCCGAACTCGGCGCGATTGCCCGCAAACACAAGGTGTACTTTCATACCGATGCGGTCCAGGCAATCGGCAGCGTACCGATTGACGTAAAGGCGCAGAACATCGACCTGCTCTCTCTCTCCGCCCACAAGTTCTACGGGCCCAAAGGGACCGGGGCGCTCTACATCAAAAAAGGTGTCCGGATCGACAACCTGATCCACGGCGGCGGCCAGGAGCGGAGGCGCCGTGCGGGTACGGAAAATATTGCCGGCATTGTCGGCCTGGGAAAAGCAATCGAGATGGCAACTGCAGATATCCCGGGACATGCTGCAAAGATCCGCGCAATGCGGGACCGGCTCATCAGGGGCGTTCTTGCCACCATACCCCATACCCGGCTCAACGGTCACCCGGAAAAACGGCTTGCAGGGAACTTCAACGTGAGTTTTGAGTTTATCGAGGGCGAGTCCATGCTCCTGTGGCTGGACGATGAGGGCATCTGCGCCTCCACCGGGAGTGCCTGCACCTCGGGTTCACTCGAACCGTCGCATGTGCTGCTCGCAACCGGTCTCCCGGTTGAGATATCGCACGGCTCGCTCCGGCTCACGCTCGGCGATGCAAATACGGATACGGATGTAGATTTCGTGCTCAAAGTGCTTCCGAAAGTGGTTACAAAACTGCGGGACATGTCCCCGTTATACTTAAAGAGCGGAAAGGAAGGTGGCTGCAATGTACAGTGA
- a CDS encoding transcriptional regulator, whose protein sequence is MEAPCQKIVWDVLPAIRAAIAVELVKCGVSQVEAARMLEIAPSAVSQYLSGKRGYRIEFEDDVKKSIALLAQDLVDKKEVRVIERICAICRQLREGEGGCAEPAPERCGS, encoded by the coding sequence ATGGAAGCACCCTGTCAGAAAATAGTGTGGGATGTCCTGCCGGCGATCCGGGCGGCAATCGCCGTGGAGCTCGTCAAGTGCGGGGTCTCCCAGGTAGAAGCGGCGCGAATGCTCGAGATTGCACCGTCCGCAGTCTCCCAGTACCTCTCCGGTAAACGCGGGTACCGGATCGAATTCGAAGACGACGTGAAAAAATCCATCGCCTTACTGGCGCAGGACCTGGTTGACAAAAAAGAGGTCAGGGTTATCGAACGGATCTGCGCGATCTGCCGCCAGCTGCGTGAAGGCGAGGGCGGATGTGCCGAGCCGGCTCCTGAACGGTGCGGTTCATAA
- the larE gene encoding ATP-dependent sacrificial sulfur transferase LarE, giving the protein MNTHEKTQALKKIIASRRSMLISYSGGVDSALLAVLATEQLGSNARCIMLDSPVVPRTAIEEARQIAQDYHLALEILPVHVMGDERFVKNPAERCYWCKKNSAEMLKRRKEELHFACIADGINLSDTGEHRPGLLASTEEGISHPFLDAGITKADIREIARAYGLSFWNKPSAACLSSRIPYGDEITAEKLAMIEKAEAFLHTSGFSQCRVRMHGGIARIEIVNDDLQKLLAIQEKLAKTFKAIGFAYVTLDLEGYRSGSMDEVLTTG; this is encoded by the coding sequence ATGAATACCCATGAAAAGACGCAGGCGCTTAAGAAAATAATCGCATCCAGGAGATCGATGCTCATATCCTATTCCGGGGGTGTGGACAGCGCCCTGCTGGCAGTGCTTGCAACTGAGCAGCTGGGCAGCAATGCCCGGTGTATCATGCTCGACAGCCCGGTGGTCCCGCGTACCGCGATTGAAGAGGCACGACAGATTGCGCAGGATTATCATCTGGCGCTGGAGATCCTTCCCGTTCACGTCATGGGTGATGAACGGTTTGTGAAAAATCCTGCTGAGCGGTGCTACTGGTGCAAGAAAAATTCAGCCGAAATGCTAAAACGGCGAAAAGAGGAACTACACTTTGCCTGCATTGCCGATGGTATCAATCTCTCCGATACGGGTGAACACCGGCCCGGGCTTTTAGCAAGCACGGAAGAAGGGATCTCCCATCCGTTCTTAGATGCCGGGATCACCAAGGCAGACATACGGGAGATTGCACGTGCTTATGGCTTATCGTTCTGGAACAAGCCGTCAGCCGCCTGCCTCTCCTCCCGCATTCCCTATGGCGATGAGATCACTGCTGAAAAACTGGCCATGATCGAAAAGGCAGAAGCATTCCTGCACACCAGTGGTTTTTCCCAGTGCCGGGTCAGGATGCACGGGGGTATTGCCCGGATCGAGATCGTGAACGACGATCTCCAAAAACTGCTGGCAATACAGGAAAAACTTGCAAAAACCTTCAAAGCGATCGGGTTTGCCTATGTCACGCTCGATCTCGAAGGCTACCGTTCCGGCAGCATGGACGAAGTATTAACAACCGGGTAA
- a CDS encoding MoaD/ThiS family protein → MKIILPDRTIQQMPGDPVRISRILDQLGIHPAEVIVSRNGTLVPEDAEAGGNDEIRIIRIAHGG, encoded by the coding sequence ATGAAAATCATCCTTCCTGACAGAACAATACAGCAGATGCCCGGCGATCCGGTCCGTATCAGCCGGATCCTGGACCAGCTCGGCATCCACCCGGCCGAGGTGATCGTATCGCGGAACGGGACACTGGTTCCCGAGGATGCAGAAGCGGGTGGCAACGACGAGATCCGGATCATCCGCATAGCGCACGGGGGATGA
- a CDS encoding TIGR00269 family protein, whose protein sequence is MAQGERVPAGTERCSLCGEPPVILLHDPERHLCAAHLIAEVEERVAQTIRERELIKPHDRIAVALSGGKDSTALLVILSRLLPAWEDVRLVAITVDEGIAGYRDDTIRAAEDLTRKTGTEHVCVSFKDLIGDDLDALLVGRETQACSVCGILRRKALSVAAYKAGAARIATGHNLDDEAQSVLMNTLRGDLPRLVRTSDADSSDCFIPRIKPLADIAEKEIAAYLFVQDLFPFLPECPYTRYALRLEVRSMLSALEQKHPGTMRNLIKSKRAIEKQVGRSAMSEPLKRCRQCGDPCSGELCQVCSLRQSLGK, encoded by the coding sequence ATGGCACAGGGCGAACGCGTACCGGCAGGAACGGAACGGTGCTCGCTCTGCGGAGAACCGCCGGTCATTCTCTTACACGACCCGGAGCGACATCTCTGCGCAGCTCATCTCATTGCTGAGGTAGAGGAACGGGTAGCACAAACGATCCGTGAGCGAGAACTCATTAAACCGCATGACCGGATCGCCGTTGCGCTGAGCGGCGGCAAGGACAGCACCGCACTCCTTGTGATCCTTTCCCGACTCCTCCCGGCATGGGAGGATGTGAGGCTTGTTGCCATCACCGTGGACGAAGGGATTGCAGGCTACCGCGATGACACGATCCGGGCGGCAGAGGACCTGACCAGAAAAACCGGCACGGAACATGTGTGCGTCTCATTTAAGGATCTTATCGGCGATGATCTCGATGCCCTTTTGGTCGGGCGCGAGACGCAGGCATGCTCTGTCTGCGGGATCCTGCGCAGGAAAGCACTCTCGGTTGCGGCGTATAAGGCAGGTGCAGCCAGGATTGCCACCGGCCATAATCTCGATGACGAAGCCCAGTCAGTCCTGATGAACACGCTCCGGGGTGACCTGCCCCGCCTGGTCCGCACCAGCGATGCGGACTCTTCTGACTGCTTTATTCCCCGGATCAAACCCCTTGCCGATATTGCAGAAAAAGAGATTGCTGCGTACCTGTTCGTGCAGGACCTCTTTCCCTTCCTTCCCGAGTGCCCGTATACCCGCTATGCCCTGAGATTAGAGGTGCGATCCATGCTCTCTGCCCTTGAACAGAAACATCCCGGCACCATGCGTAACCTGATAAAAAGCAAACGGGCGATAGAAAAACAGGTGGGCCGGAGTGCCATGTCCGAACCCCTGAAACGCTGCCGGCAGTGCGGGGATCCCTGCAGCGGGGAACTCTGCCAGGTGTGCAGCCTGCGGCAATCACTGGGAAAGTGA
- the fdhD gene encoding formate dehydrogenase accessory sulfurtransferase FdhD gives MTAHKDGESKGEAMFRHVPCIKVDGEKAGSATHEVIEEIPYALFINGRHAMTAMMSPVQLEDFVTGYLFTEQIIRGIDEIESIRIEKNRLSVITKNLFKVLGPKKTILSGCGGSASFIDTAKLPSIKSDFSIPSTIISGTIRGILDSELHDKTGGIHVVGLASADGVIARSEDIGRHNALDRVIGYGLRNNVDLSRTYAICSGRISSEMVRKCLIANIPIVISRGATTTLAIEIAAKTGLCVVGFVRSTKMVIYTHSERVQGMPSLSQ, from the coding sequence ATGACCGCACACAAAGATGGAGAGAGTAAAGGGGAGGCAATGTTCAGGCACGTGCCCTGCATAAAGGTGGATGGGGAAAAAGCGGGATCTGCCACCCACGAAGTGATCGAAGAGATCCCGTATGCCCTTTTTATCAATGGCAGGCACGCGATGACCGCCATGATGAGCCCCGTGCAGCTGGAGGATTTTGTCACCGGGTATCTCTTTACGGAACAGATCATCAGGGGAATAGACGAGATCGAATCGATCAGGATCGAGAAGAACCGCCTCAGCGTCATCACAAAGAACCTCTTCAAGGTGCTGGGCCCAAAAAAGACGATCCTCTCCGGCTGCGGCGGCAGTGCATCGTTCATCGATACCGCAAAACTGCCCTCCATCAAATCCGACTTTTCCATCCCTTCAACCATCATCAGCGGAACAATACGGGGAATTCTTGATTCCGAGTTGCACGATAAAACCGGTGGCATCCACGTTGTAGGACTTGCGTCTGCCGATGGCGTGATTGCCCGCTCGGAAGATATCGGGCGGCATAATGCGCTCGACCGGGTGATCGGGTATGGCCTGAGAAACAACGTGGATCTCTCCCGGACCTATGCGATCTGTTCCGGGCGTATCTCCTCAGAGATGGTCCGTAAATGCCTGATCGCAAATATCCCGATCGTAATCTCCCGGGGGGCCACAACTACCCTTGCGATCGAGATCGCCGCAAAGACCGGCCTGTGCGTTGTCGGTTTTGTCCGCAGTACAAAGATGGTAATCTACACGCACTCCGAGCGCGTGCAGGGCATGCCGTCACTTTCCCAGTGA
- the nadA gene encoding quinolinate synthase NadA: MDEIHSLKKERDAIILVHNYQLPEVQDIADLCGDSLELSRAAATMEGEVIVFCGVDFMAETAAILSPDKTVLLPAPDACCPMAQMISAEELRFAKARNPDAAVVCYVNTTAEVKAESDICCTSSNAVKVVNSVEQDRVIFVPDRNLGRYAARFTKKEVLPWEGFCIVHDQITPAQVATARKAHPGAVLLVHPECRPEIIDLADHVASTSGIIHHVCTSPSQEFIIGTEVGILHRLAKECPEKRCYPLSQASVCRNMKKTDLEKVRDALQALRPRITVPEEIAVRARGAIERMLAL, encoded by the coding sequence ATGGATGAGATTCACTCCCTGAAAAAAGAGCGGGATGCCATCATCCTTGTCCATAACTACCAGTTGCCGGAAGTGCAGGACATCGCCGATCTCTGCGGGGATTCGCTTGAACTCTCGCGGGCTGCGGCCACCATGGAAGGCGAGGTGATCGTTTTCTGCGGCGTGGATTTCATGGCCGAGACCGCGGCCATTCTCTCGCCGGACAAGACCGTTTTGCTTCCCGCTCCCGATGCCTGCTGCCCGATGGCGCAGATGATCTCGGCAGAAGAGCTGCGGTTCGCAAAAGCCCGCAACCCGGACGCTGCCGTGGTCTGCTACGTCAATACCACTGCAGAAGTCAAGGCTGAGAGCGACATCTGCTGCACTTCTTCAAATGCCGTAAAAGTGGTCAACTCGGTAGAGCAGGATCGCGTGATCTTCGTGCCCGACCGGAACCTCGGGCGTTATGCAGCCCGGTTCACAAAAAAGGAAGTCCTGCCCTGGGAAGGATTCTGTATCGTGCACGACCAGATCACCCCGGCGCAGGTCGCGACAGCCCGAAAGGCGCACCCGGGTGCGGTGCTGCTTGTTCACCCGGAATGTCGCCCCGAAATAATCGATCTTGCGGATCACGTGGCAAGCACCTCCGGTATCATCCACCATGTCTGCACATCTCCCTCACAGGAATTTATTATCGGAACAGAAGTCGGCATCCTGCACCGGCTCGCAAAGGAGTGCCCGGAGAAACGGTGCTACCCGCTCTCGCAGGCATCTGTCTGCCGGAACATGAAAAAGACCGATCTTGAAAAAGTGCGGGACGCGTTACAGGCCCTCCGCCCCCGCATTACAGTTCCGGAAGAGATTGCGGTGCGTGCCCGCGGGGCGATCGAGCGGATGCTCGCCCTCTGA